One window of the Anticarsia gemmatalis isolate Benzon Research Colony breed Stoneville strain chromosome 21, ilAntGemm2 primary, whole genome shotgun sequence genome contains the following:
- the LOC142982309 gene encoding uncharacterized protein LOC142982309 isoform X1, which translates to MAEKVLVCLFSCMMLMASAHGPPKERDNEDIAMGRKIPRCNNRLKMGAKWCSMAKACNHDRLPVCGLSHAGDIMGFRDLCDMFDYNCIRRRNYKQTACPDDRSLLTVSRRPTNSYFDD; encoded by the exons ATGGCGGAAAAGGTTTTGg TATGCCTGTTTAGCTGTATGATGTTAATGGCGTCTGCTCACGGACCCCCAAAGGAGAGAGATAATGAAGACATCGCGATGGGCAGGAAG ATCCCTCGCTGCAACAACCGGCTGAAG ATGGGAGCTAAGTGGTGCAGCATGGCGAAGGCGTGCAACCATGACCGTCTGCCGGTGTGCGGACTGTCTCATGCTGGTGACATCATGGGGTTCAGAGACCTTTGTGATATGTTCGACTACAACTGTATTAGGAGGAGGA ATTACAAGCAGACAGCATGTCCGGACGACAGATCTTTGCTGACCGTATCGCGCCGACCAACTAACAGTTACTTCGACGACTGA
- the LOC142982309 gene encoding uncharacterized protein LOC142982309 isoform X2: MAEKVLVCLFSCMMLMASAHGPPKERDNEDIAMGRKMGAKWCSMAKACNHDRLPVCGLSHAGDIMGFRDLCDMFDYNCIRRRNYKQTACPDDRSLLTVSRRPTNSYFDD, encoded by the exons ATGGCGGAAAAGGTTTTGg TATGCCTGTTTAGCTGTATGATGTTAATGGCGTCTGCTCACGGACCCCCAAAGGAGAGAGATAATGAAGACATCGCGATGGGCAGGAAG ATGGGAGCTAAGTGGTGCAGCATGGCGAAGGCGTGCAACCATGACCGTCTGCCGGTGTGCGGACTGTCTCATGCTGGTGACATCATGGGGTTCAGAGACCTTTGTGATATGTTCGACTACAACTGTATTAGGAGGAGGA ATTACAAGCAGACAGCATGTCCGGACGACAGATCTTTGCTGACCGTATCGCGCCGACCAACTAACAGTTACTTCGACGACTGA
- the LOC142982318 gene encoding uncharacterized protein LOC142982318 yields MIIFIILGVVGHLIASINAHSETLKNEEECKVADLCVHDKVPMCGIDSCGEMRTFIDTCDMHEFNCDSKKDFKSRPIHECWVTCKRGRSFKKPEFRADCNINQKNRV; encoded by the exons ATGATAATATTCATCATATTAG GTGTCGTCGGACATTTAATTGCATCAATAAATGCTCACAGCGAAACGTTGAAA AACGAAGAAGAATGCAAGGTAGCAGATCTGTGCGTGCACGACAAGGTGCCGATGTGTGGTATCGACTCGTGCGGCGAAATGAGAACCTTTATAGACACGTGTGATATGCACGAGTTCAACTGCGATAGTAAAAAAG ACTTCAAATCCCGTCCAATCCATGAATGCTGGGTGACCTGCAAGAGAGGGCGATCCTTCAAGAAACCAGAGTTCCGAGCCGACTGTAATATTAATCAAAAGAATAGAGTTTAA
- the LOC142982216 gene encoding uncharacterized protein LOC142982216 produces MFKYLNICSILSLAFVEEALGHVDSAKLQEECNIADICRHDQVPVCGIDSCGEMRTYIDVCDMHEFNCDSKKDFVQKPTHECWVTCKRGRSFKKPQFSSDCDVKNLV; encoded by the exons AtgttcaaatatttgaatatttgttcAATACTCTCTTTGGCTTTTGTTGAAGAGGCTCTGGGTCACGTGGACAGCGCGAAG CTTCAAGAAGAATGCAACATAGCAGACATCTGCCGTCATGATCAAGTGCCGGTGTGCGGGATCGACTCCTGCGGCGAGATGAGGACCTACATCGACGTCTGTGACATGCATGAGTTCAACTGTGATAGTAAGAAGG ATTTCGTCCAAAAACCCACGCATGAATGCTGGGTGACTTGCAAAAGGGGAAGGAGCTTTAAGAAACCACAGTTCAGTTCAGACTGCGACGTCAAAAATCttgtttaa
- the LOC142982215 gene encoding uncharacterized protein LOC142982215, whose amino-acid sequence MRCLIIATAILAVAHARPGLIFAQPAFSPVGIQYASPGIAAVHPHPAVELNAASEAQLPRGLLKSADFYDNPSVAAGLAKESWFTNKEMQVIEREAEKIPRQSIYEIVKHAGFLDRH is encoded by the coding sequence ATGCGTTGCCTCATCATCGCAACAGCTATCCTGGCGGTGGCTCACGCCCGTCCAGGTCTCATCTTCGCTCAACCTGCCTTCTCCCCAGTCGGCATCCAATATGCTTCTCCCGGCATTGCTGCCGTACATCCCCACCCAGCAGTGGAGCTGAACGCAGCCAGCGAAGCCCAGTTGCCCCGTGGTTTACTCAAATCTGCAGATTTCTATGACAATCCTTCTGTAGCTGCTGGTCTTGCTAAAGAATCCTGGTTCACGAATAAGGAGATGCAAGTGATTGAAAGAGAAGCTGAGAAGATTCCAAGGCAAAGTATTTATGAAATTGTGAAACACGCTGGTTTTCTTGATAGGCATTaa